The region CAATACTCGAGAAAAATGATCAGAAGTTGACTCAGACTCTTTCATAAATAAACGTTCAAAATCACCTCTAAGAGTTTGAAGACGAATCTTTTTCACCTGTTCCACTCCTTTGTTGCAAGTTTGAAGTTTGTTCCATACTTCTTTGGCCGTTGTTACGTTGGAGATCTTCTCAAATGTATCTCCATCCACCGATTGATAAAAAAGGAAGAGAGCTTTCTTATCTCTCTTTCTCGACTCCTTCAATGTCTCTTTTACACCTTGGTTTAGTGAGGCTTCATCTTGCTCCTTGAAGCCTTTCTCAATGATATCCCACACATCTTGAGCTCCTAATAACGCCTTCATCTTGATACTCCAATTGTCATAGTTGTTCTTTGTGAGCATCGACATTTGAAAAGGAAAACCTTCATTCACCATTTTTTTGATGACCTTGAAGCTCTGATGCCACTTTGTTGAAAATAAACGCTTTTTGTGTTTATGGAAAGTGTGTGGGAATATTAGAGGCTTGAATAGAAACTTGATAGGTAGGagaattatttatggaagagaAAACTTTGTATTTTTGTTTGATACAAAAGTGTAGGATTATATCTCTATTTATAATAATTTAAGGAGAACTCTagacacactaattctagagagttctcaactctagacattcaaagagtattctagaaaatattacaatcCTAAGAAATATCTAGACACTTCAAATACTACATGACTTTTCTAGAAACATTACCCAAAATACACTAATGCCAAATATCAAATAATAAGGTTAGACCCAAATCAAATTTAATATTTCAATAGTTATATGTCATTCTCCAATCTCAACTGTCTCCAGCTCAACATCAACTACTAGTGTCAAACATTTCATGTattctgtaacaccccgataaaaataagataattatttaatttaagttaatattatatttattaatttaattaaataattggaattattgaattattataattatcattattattggaataataattattgggaagtatataagttggaaataagaaaagggttccattttggtaaaaagagttttacgtgaaaagcagagaaacggctgaaaagaggaaaagggcaaagagacagagcaagaggaagaaggttggagaagagaaaagcttgaagcttaaagattcgccggattaactcaggtaaggggggtttatcgtcgtttaatgggtattatgggttaacatgtaatgggtagtgataaaccgttgaattgaccctaattgggatgttgaatgctgaaaaattgtgatgaataaactgtgttaaagctgtaattgaatctgtaattggatgggtagtgattttccgaaagtgtagctttttacggaattggaatcggaggtccggaagtcctccaacggcggaaaatgcggagaattctgcattctgcttcgtgttagcgcaggaacagctttctgtcttgcgttaaccggttaacccagggtgttaaccggttaacactgttaggaattgtgaagtattgctgttttgcttgcgttaaccggttaacccaaggcgttaaccggttaacactgttgtgatttgtgaaaattattgttctgtctgcgttaaccggttaacccagggcgttaaccggttaacactgttgagttttgccagaaagcgtgttctgtgttgcgttaaccggttaacccagggcgttaaccgattaacactgttgaaaggtggaaaaattggtatttaaatgttgtgtacttatttgatggttggcctgtattggcgtatgatgtaatagggatcatttcccgttgttttgagcagtgtaggtattagtagagtgtgctaatactgtgattaattatttgacatgatatgatgttttgatacatgtgttgatgatgtatgatggtatgcataaggctatgaatgtatatgttatgcatgttattgtgaatggactgtttatggcttagagtgtgagcatatgtccattgtggatgattgttgatgattttgcattgttaggtgaattagcatgcatattgtggcctttatgatggtagctaattcccatggtgaggaattagtgagttagtcattatggactgttgttgatgtttgcatgctaggtgaattagcgtgcatagcatggcccttggggtggtagctaattcccgtggtgaggaattagtgagtgagtcactaggtctcaaatgagtgggactagtgggcttggtagccgtatctggatttgatcggtgaggtgaactatatgttcacgaatagtcggtaccgcatgcatggagtctcattgcataatgtatgtattgtgtataatatgaatggatgtgttccaatattatacgtgtgttttgatgtttatgttgagcatgattttgatgtttgagtggaggttgccgttaccgaatgtgtgatatgattagggtgattaatgtgttatttacttagcattacatgatattttataatgcttactatatcgattgaggaactcacccttacaactatgttttcaggtaacgagcagtgattgagtagaagatagtgcttggagtctagtgtagtctccttagtgggtcatgctctgatagatgtaacatcgggacgggatgttttaccttgttgaataattttacatgtaatgtgttacatgttttgcatgattgatttgatttctatccgctgcgtattgtgcaaatgctttatgttttgaattaataaaagagcatgacagttatttggtgaatggtgtgaaatgattgtgtgacacccttaattgcataattactctgattggtatgttgctattttaattaaatattcggggtattttagaagggtgttacattagtggcatcagagcatagtcggtcgagtcgagtcgtaattagtctgttttccctgtacgtgataggtgttgtgtaaccctatcagtacttattgttttagcttgttgggttttcagaatagagatggctggaagaggtagagacgatgctgcgattgctgaggctctgggtatgctagctggagtacttggagggaatccgaatgttgtgggaatgggagctgctcgtcaactgagtgagttccagaagaacaatcctccaatgttcaagggagcatacgatccagacggcgctcagaagtggttgaaggagatcgagaggatcttccgagtgactgagtgtgccgataaccagaaggtcaggttcggtacgcatatgctgtcagaagaagcagatgattggtgggttgctacccgcactgagttggaatctgctgggaatgctgagatcacttgggctgtgttcagagagagattcctgaggaagtattttccagaggatgtcagaggaaagaaagagatagagttcttagaattgaagcagggcaaccggtctgttactgagtatgctgctaagttcacagagctgtcaaagtattacactccctatgatgaggctactggggaattttcaaaatgtgtgaagtttgagaacgggttacgtcccgagatcaagcaggctattgggtatcagcggattagagtgttttctgatttggttgactgttgcaggatctttgaacaggataccaaggccagagcggagagctatcagcagagggttgataggaaaggcaagaatcagaatgatcgtgggaaaccgtatgcagctggcaaaggtttccagagacagagtgggatgaagaggcctagtgggggagactccagtgcccctgctaagtgtttcagatgtggtcaggctggacatcgtatccatgagtgtaccagtaatgagaagaagtgttttaagtgtggcaaaggtggtcacttggctgcagagtgtcggttgaagactgtgacttgtttcaactgtggagaggtgggtcatatcagtccacagtgtcctaagccgaagaaagtgaaccagtcgggaggcaaggtctttgctcTATCGGGTTCcgagacttctgcagatgatcgtttgatccgaggtacgtgttatattaatggcttccctcttgtagctattattgacacaggtgcgactcattcctttatatctttggattgtgctgtgaaacttaagttagagatatcggagatgcatggaagtatggtgattgatactcctgcgaagggttcagtgactactacttccgtttgtttaaattgtcctttgagtatttttggtagagactttggaatggacctagtgtgtcttccactagtgcagattgatgttattctgggtatgaactggttggtgtttaaccgagttcATATCAACTGctttgataagactgtgatctttcctgagatcgaggaagggaagagtttgtttctatcagcaaggcaggtgaatgaggaagtagccgatggggcagagttgtttatgctgtcagcgactttggaggctaaagataaactggcgatttgcgatctagccgtggtgtgtgattttcctgatgtgtttcctgaagaagtgaatgaattaccgccagagcgtgaagttgagttctcgattgatttggtacctggtactaggccgatatcgatggctccgtaccgtatgcctgctgttgagttaactgaattgaagagtcagttggaagatctgttggataagaaatttattcgtccgagtgtgtcaccgtggggtgcaccagtgttattggttaagaagaaagaaggtactatgaggttgtgtgtggactacaggcaactgaataaagtgacgatcaagaatcggtatcctttgccgaggattgatgatttgatggatcagttggttggtgcgagtgtgttcagcaaaatagacttgagatctgggtagcatcagatacgtgtgaaaactgaggatattcagaagactgccttcagaacaaggtatggacattatgagtattctgtaatgccttttggtgtgactaatgcgcctggagtatttatggagtatatgaataggattttccatccgtacctagacaagtttgttgtggtgtttattgacgatattttggtctattcgaaatctgaagaagagcatgctgagcatttgagagtggttttaggagttctacgagaaaagaagttatttgctaaactctctaaatgtgaattttggttagaagaggttagtttccttggtcatgtgatttcaagagatggtgttgctgttgatccttctaagatagaagcggtatctaagtgggaagctccgaagtcagtttctgagataaggagttttcttggtttggctggttattataggaagttcattgagggattttctaagttggcgttaccgttgacgatgttgactagaaaggggcaagcgtttgtttgggactcaaaatgtgaagaaggtttccaagagttaaagagaaggttgactactgctcctattctgatattaccgagttcgtcggaatcatttgaggtttactgtgatgcttcattgttgggtttgggtggtgtgttgatgcagaataagcaggttatagcttatgcttcgagacaactgagggttcatgagaggaactatccgacacacgatttagagttggcagccgtggtatttgttctgaagttatggaggcattacttgtacgggtcaagatttgaggttttcagtgaccataaaagtttaaagtatttgtttgatcagaaagagctgaatatgagacagaggagatggttagagtttctgaaggattatgactttggtttgaattaccatccgggtaaagcaaacgtagtggctgatgcattgagtcggaaatcattgcatatgtctatgttaatggttaaggaattggatttaattgagcagtttagagacttgagtttggtgtgtgagagtactcacaatagtgttaaattgggaatgttgaagttaacgagtggtattctggatgagattagagaaggtcagaaatccgatgtgcttttggttgataagttgactctagtgaatcaaggtcaaggtggtgaattcatagttgatgagaatggtgtcttgaaatttggtaatcgggtgtgtattccggatgttaccgaacttaagaagagtattcttgaggaaggacatcgtagtggcctgagtattcatcctggggctacgaagatgtatcatgatttgaaaaagttattttggtggccgggaatgaaaagagaaattgcgagttttgtttattcttgtttgacttgtcagaagtcaaagattgagcatcagaagccgtctgggctaatgcaaccgttggctattccagagtggaagtgggacagtatcagtatggattttgtttctggtttaccgaggacaagtaagaattttgaagctatttgggtgattgtagatagattgacgaaatcggctcatttcattccgatcagaatggattatccgttagagagattagccgagttgtatattgagaaaattgtaagtttgcatggtattccgtcgagtattgtttcggacagagatcctagatttacatcgaagttttgggaaggtttgcagaaggctttgggaactaagctgagattgagttctgcatatcatccgcagattgatggtcagactgagaggacgattcagtcactagaggatcttttgagggcttgtgttttggaaaagggaggtgcttgggattgttatttacctttgatttagtttacctacaacaatagttttcattcgagcattggtatggcaccgtttgaagctttgtatggtaggagatgtcggacacctttatgttggtatgagtccggtgagagtgctgtggttggaccggagattgttcaacaaactacggaaaagattaagatgattcaggagaagatgagaattgctcagagtcgtcagaagagttatcacgacaagaggaggaagtcacttgagtttcaagagggagatcatgtgtttctctgtgttactccgataactggggttggtcgagctttgaagtcgaagaagttgacacctcgatttattggtccttatcagattttggagaggataggggaggtagcctatcgtatcgctttaccgccgtcacttgcgaatttgcatgaggtttttcatgtgtctcagttgaggaggtacattcctgatccgtcgcatgtagtccaagtagatgatgtacaggtgagagataacctaactgttgaaacatcacctatgaggatcgaggatcgagagttgaagcagttgcggggtaaagagattgccttggtgaaggtagcttggggaggaccagcaggtggcaatgtgacttgggaacttgagagtcagatgaaggaatcttatccagagttattcgtttgaggtatgttttcgaggacgaaaactcttttagtgggggagagttgtaacaccccgataaaaataagataattatttaatttaagttaatattatatttattaatttaattaaataattggaattattggattattataattatcattattattggaataataattattgggaagtatataagttggaaataagaaaagggttccattttggtaaaaagagttttacgtgaaaagcagagaaatggctgaaaagaggaaaagggcaaagagacagagcaagaggaagaaggttggagaagagaaaagcttgaagcttaaagattcgccggattaactcaggtaaggggggtttatcgtcgtttaatgggtattatgggttaacatgtaatgggtagtgataaaccgttgaattgaccctaattgggatgttgaatgctgaaaaattgtgatgaataaactgtgttaaagctgtaattgaatctgtaattggatgggtagtgattttccgaaagtgtagctttttacggaattggaatcggaggtccggaagtcctccaacggcggaaaatgcggagaattctgcattctgcttcgtgttagcgcaggaacagctttctgtcttgcgttaaccggttaacccagggtgttaaccggttaacactgttaggaattgtgaagtattgctgttttgcttgcgttaaccggttaacccaaggcgttaaccggttaacactgttgtgatttgtgaaaattgttgttctgtctgcgttaaccggttaacccagggcgttaaccggttaacactgttgagttttgccagaaagcgtgttctgtattgcgttaaccggttaacccagggcgttaaccggttaacactgttgaaaggtggaaaaattggtatttaaatgttgtgtacttatttgatggttggcctatattggcgtatgatgtaatagggatcatttcccgttgttttgagcagtgtaggtattagtagagtgtgctaatactgtgattaattatttgacatgatatgatgttttgatacatgtgttgatgatgtatgatggtatgcataaggctgtgaatgtatatgttatgcatgttattgtgaatggactgtttatggcttagagtgtgagcatatgtccattgtggatgattgttgatgattttgcattgttaggtgaattagcatgcatattgtggcctttatggtggtagctaattcccatggtgaggaattagtgagttagtcattatggactgttgttgatgtttgcatgctaggtgaattagcgtgcatagcatggcccttggggtggtagctaattcccgtggtgaggaattagtgagtgagtcactaggtctcaaatgagtgggactagtgggcttggtagccgtatctggatttgatcggtgaggtgaactatatgttcacgaatagtcggtaccgcatgcatggagtctcattgcataatgtatgtattgtgtataatatgaatggatgtgttccaatattatacgtgtgttttgatgtttatgttgagcatgattatgatgtttgagtggaggttgccgttaccgaatgtgtgatatgattagggtgattaatgtgttatttacttagcattacatgatattttataatgcttattatatcgattgaggaactcacccttacaactatgttttcaggtaacgagcagtgattgagtagaagatagtgcttggagtctagtgtagtctccttagtgggtcatgctctgatagatgtaacatcgggacgagatgttttaccttgttgaataattttacatgtaatgtgttacatgttttgcatgattgatttgatttctatccgctgcgtattgtgcaaatgctttatgttttgaattaataaaagagcatgacagttatttggtgaatggtgtgaaatgattgtgtgacacccttaattgcataattactctgattggtatgttgctattttaattaaatatttggggtattttagaagggtgttacatattCTCTAGGAGAGATTCTGAAAAAAGAAGCTTATTGTAATGGAGCTTCCACTTGTGATGACATCACATGTTTTAAGGTAAACAAATCTTTAGCTGTTTTGTGTAACCCTTCCATTAAAAAATTTAAGATATTGCCTCCTTTGAAATTTCTAGACCAACTATTTATGTTATTTACCTTAGTGTATGATAGGTTCACCAATAACTATAAGATTATTGTTCTTACTAGGACGATCAGTAGAAAAAAAGAAGTCAATGTTCATACTTCGGTACAAATTATTGGAGAATGATTCAAGACTTTCCAGGTATTGACCTCACTCCTAGGCCATTCTAATTTTGTAAAAATTCTGCTGCCACGTTTTTTTTGTAAAACTCTGATTTTggaaaaaatattttaaaattgatttttagGAAAATCTATATTCAATCCCTCATCTAGAACATTCTACACCCATATTCTACCAAATAATTCATGTCTCTTGATGCTAGAGTAGGGTTGTGACACACAtatacaaaaaataaaaaataaagcaAGGGATGAGTTTAAAGGAGGAAAATAAGCAccatcatcaacatatttatcaaCTACCAACATATCAAGGTTGCAAAACATGTTTATAACAGGGACCAACAAAAAGAACAAAGGAAATGGGGTAAAAGACACAATATAAAGGTTTTCGATTTTTTAGTGTTGTGGTGACGATTTGGTGGTCACTGGAGAAAGGTCTTCTGATCATGATTTTCATTTTATAGGTTTTGTAGAGGATATGGAGGAGAATACTTCTCTAGAGGTGATTTATGAAGAAAAAAAGGTAATGCTAACTTATGCTTTAAGGGTACAAATTAAGAAATTTATTTATCAAAATTTTGTATggaaaaaataattaaaaaattaattctatatttttattaaaattaatacataattttcaaaataatattttttcttttagTTCTTAACTTATGCCCCACAAGTTAGCATTACtcaaaaaataattaaatatttgTTAATTACTATGAACAAATATTTAATTGATTAGAAAAGACAATAATTGATTAGTTATTGATCATGAAGAAAGTGAGAGTTGATTATTGGTCATTGGGGATTTTTTTTATTGTAGTTGCAATTCGATTTTACAATTTACTATCATAATTATTTAAAGGTGAATTACAACTAAATTTAGGTGTTAATTAAAGGTCCAAACTCCAAAGGCCGCTTTGTAATACAAGATTAAGAATGGTGATTTCGTTATCATTTGGCTTTAAAACAAGAAATGAAAGGATACAAGATGTATATAATAGTTAGATAACATGAGATTCTAGTAACTAACTAAATTAACTAAGAAAACCAAGCCATATTAACTAACTATGTGAAAATACAGTTACGGTTAGTGGAATATAATCTAATACCCTCCTTCAAGTTGTAATAGTTGTCagagttgctaagcttggataaGATGAGTGAAAAAGGACAAGTATTGATGGGTTTGGTGAAAATATCTACAAGTTGAGTTGATGTGGGAATTGGCAACAACTTGAAAAGTTTTACAAGAAGCTTTTCATGTACAACATGGTAATTGATTTCAATATGTTTCATTCGTTCATGGAACGTTGCGTTGGCAATAATGTGTTGTGTTGATTGATTATCACAATAGAGAAATACAGGTGTGATAAAGTCAACATGAGAGTCATGTAATAAGTAAGTAAGTCATTGAAGCTTACAAACCGTTGATGCAAGGAATCGATACTCTGCTTCAAAAGAAAATCCAAATACTGTAACTTGCTTATTCGATTACCATGATATGGGAGAGTCTCTCAAGAAAATGTAGAAGCCAATTATATATTCTCTATTTTCATTACATGAAGCCTATACAAAATTACCGAAGGCTTTTATATGCAGTAGAGATATGGAAGGAAAAAAACAATCCTTGAGCTGAGGATTGCTTGATGTATTTGAGAGCTCGATGAGTAGTCTGCAAGTGAAAAATGGTTGGAGAGGACATGAATTGACTTAGTTGTTGTAGTGAAAAACCAAAGTATGATCTTGTGGTACACAAATATATTAAACATCCAATAAACCTCCTATGTGTAGTAGGATCAGTTGGAGATGAGTCATCATGTGCAGTTTGTTTGTGAGATCTTGTCATCAGGGTTGGAGCATGCTTAGCAACTAAGAGACCAGTGTCATGTAGGATTTCTAAGGCATATTTGCGTTGGCAGATGAAGATACCTTGTGAGGAGTAGATAACTTCAATACTAAGGAAAAACTGCAAGTTACCAAGATCCTTGATTTTGAAGTTTAGGTAAAGCTTTGATTTGATACTCTGAATTTCATCAATGTCATTCCCTGATATGATGAGATCATTAACATAGATAAGTAGAAGTGAAACCTTCTTGCTATCAGTTTTACTGAAGAGAGAATGATCTACTTGAGATTACTTATGGTGTAAGGAAGTGAGTGAAGAAGACAGTTTAGCAAACCATTTTCTGCCTTCTTGTTTCAATCCACACAGGGACTTTTGTAATTTGATAAACCATTGCGTCGGGATTATCAGCCAGATGAAGGTAGTAAGGGGTTGATTGACCGAGGGCGGGTTCTTGATGATGTTTTGATTGTTGTGGTTTGTATTGTTATTCTGTATAGTGTAGTTGTTGGATGTGGTGGAAGAATCATGATCTTGAGTTTCCATGGTTGAAGCTTAAAATGAAGAATCGGTAAAAGGTGGTGATGAAGGAGAAGAATGGTGTAAGATTTACTTAATCCACTTCATGTGTTTGGATGTCTATCTTTTGATAAAAATATGAATATTCAACATAAATTTGATGAGCGGTCCAAACTTGGTATTTTTGTTGGTTACGCTTTTGATCAAAAAGGATATCACATATATGACATGAAAACTCGTCAATTATATGTCTCTCGCGATGTTCAGTTTCATGAAACTGTATTTCCTTATCAAGAGCTTCAATCTCCTCCCTTTAGTAATGCCATAAGTATCAAAACTCAAATTCTTGATTATGAATTTGACGACACGTCTTCCAATTTACCAACTCAACCTAATAACCCTCATAGAAATAGTCACAATGATAATCTAAATGACACAATTGTGACTATTTCTTCTTCTCAGGATGATACCTCATCCAATCTTCCATCAATTTATATAGAAACTCCTCCAAATAATCCTTCTACATAATTAAATACTTCAAATCGTCGTCATTCTTAACGTATTCGTACTCCTTCAGTTCGCCTTAAGGATTACGTCACTAAAATTAATAATGTCACatcaaaaaataatttttctttgGAAAATTATTTATCATTCTCAAATCTAAGCAATTCTCATCGAGCTTTTCTCATCAATCTCATTGAAAATAAAGAACCAAAATCTTATTCTCAAGCCACGCAATCAACTGAATGGCGTGAAGCTATGACAAAATAAATTCAAGCCCTTGAATCGAACAACACTTGGACTATATGTCCATTCCCAGAAGGAAAATTAGTAATTGGTTGTAAGTGGGTTTATAAAATAAAATGTCACTCTGATGGTACCAGGAAAAGGCTACACTCAAGTTCAAGGTATCGATTATCATGATACCTTTACACTAGTCGCCAAATTGGTCACAGTTCGACTTCTTCTCTCCATTGATGCCATTAAAAATTGGCAACTACATCAACTCGATGTCAATAATGCATTCTTTCAAGGAGATCTCAATGATGAATTTTATA is a window of Lathyrus oleraceus cultivar Zhongwan6 chromosome 6, CAAS_Psat_ZW6_1.0, whole genome shotgun sequence DNA encoding:
- the LOC127096469 gene encoding uncharacterized protein LOC127096469, whose protein sequence is MVNEGFPFQMSMLTKNNYDNWSIKMKALLGAQDVWDIIEKGFKEQDEASLNQGVKETLKESRKRDKKALFLFYQSVDGDTFEKISNVTTAKEVWNKLQTCNKGVEQVKKIRLQTLRGDFERLFMKESESTSDHFSRVLVVVNQLKRNGEDVDEMKVVEKILRTLNPSFDFIVTNIEENRDLKTMTIE